The Petrotoga sibirica DSM 13575 genome contains a region encoding:
- a CDS encoding polyribonucleotide nucleotidyltransferase, translated as MKVLEKELFGRKLRIEHGKVAKQSLGSVMLTFNESTILVTTDASGDAVKGQDFFPLTVEFQEKFYAVGKIPGGFIKREGKPSDEAILAARLIDRPIRPLFPENFFNEVQVITTVFSMLNDDSIETWGITGASLALNLSPIPFDGIVAGVRIGYVDGQFVAFPTQEQLKNSKIDMVVAGTKDAITMVEGESLEVSEEEMVDALMFAQEKIKEIISIEEEFLSELNIEKWEVQKEIVPEEFIEDYLSLIDEEELKKVLLTKGKKNRDKVISEYKKNVMNKFEEKFLEKWSVAFFEDKKRFLENAFEEKLQDSMRKMIINENKRVDGRTCDEIRDITCEVGLIPRVHGSALFTRGETQSLGTVTLGAPLDVQVLDTIFSDEEKRFMLHYNFPPFSTGEVKRLRGVSRREIGHGHLAERAHKNLIPSDEEFPYTIRVVSDILESNGSSSMASVCSASLALMDAGVPIQKHVAGIAMGLIFENDSFVVLTDILGMEDHLGDMDFKVAGTRDGITAFQMDVKTSQVNKEVLQKALEKAKIARLKILDKMYETIPQPRKELSPYVPIMKVFKIPVSKIGEVIGPGGKNIKEISELYNVEVYIEDDGKVKVTGHDANKVDEAIKHIQNLIAQVEKGGIFEGTVKRVEKYGIFVEVLPGKVGMLHVSNLKDKLETFKIGDKVKVEVMKIEDQGKFQLKQLKEEN; from the coding sequence ATGAAAGTATTGGAAAAAGAACTTTTTGGCAGAAAATTACGTATTGAACATGGTAAAGTTGCCAAACAGTCTCTTGGTTCTGTGATGCTGACTTTTAACGAGTCAACGATATTAGTTACAACAGATGCTTCGGGAGATGCAGTAAAAGGCCAGGATTTTTTCCCGTTAACCGTAGAATTTCAGGAAAAATTCTATGCGGTTGGGAAAATCCCAGGAGGATTTATAAAAAGGGAAGGAAAGCCAAGTGACGAAGCTATATTAGCCGCAAGACTCATCGATAGACCGATTAGACCTTTGTTTCCAGAGAATTTCTTCAACGAGGTTCAAGTCATAACTACCGTATTTTCAATGTTGAATGACGACAGCATAGAAACATGGGGTATAACAGGCGCTTCGTTAGCCTTGAATCTTTCACCTATCCCATTTGATGGTATTGTTGCAGGAGTAAGAATAGGATACGTTGATGGACAGTTCGTTGCCTTTCCAACCCAAGAACAACTAAAAAATTCTAAAATCGACATGGTAGTTGCAGGAACTAAAGATGCAATTACAATGGTGGAAGGTGAGTCACTGGAAGTTTCGGAAGAAGAGATGGTCGATGCTCTGATGTTTGCACAGGAAAAAATAAAAGAAATTATATCAATTGAAGAAGAGTTTCTTTCGGAATTAAACATTGAAAAATGGGAAGTTCAAAAAGAAATAGTTCCAGAGGAATTTATTGAAGATTACTTATCACTCATAGACGAAGAAGAGTTAAAAAAGGTGCTTCTCACAAAAGGTAAAAAAAACAGAGATAAAGTTATATCAGAGTATAAAAAGAACGTAATGAATAAATTTGAAGAAAAATTCTTGGAAAAATGGAGTGTTGCTTTTTTTGAAGATAAAAAACGTTTCTTAGAAAATGCTTTTGAAGAAAAACTTCAAGATTCGATGAGAAAGATGATTATCAATGAGAACAAAAGAGTTGATGGAAGAACTTGTGATGAAATTAGAGATATCACCTGTGAAGTAGGACTGATACCGAGAGTGCATGGTTCTGCACTTTTTACCAGAGGGGAAACTCAATCTCTAGGAACTGTTACGTTAGGTGCTCCTTTGGATGTTCAAGTTCTTGACACTATATTCAGCGACGAAGAAAAGAGGTTTATGCTCCATTATAATTTTCCTCCTTTCTCAACGGGTGAAGTGAAAAGGCTCAGAGGAGTCAGCAGAAGAGAAATTGGCCACGGACATTTAGCAGAAAGGGCACATAAAAACCTTATTCCGAGCGATGAGGAGTTCCCTTACACTATTAGAGTTGTTTCAGATATTTTAGAATCGAATGGTTCTTCATCAATGGCTAGTGTATGTTCAGCTTCTTTGGCCTTAATGGATGCAGGTGTACCTATCCAGAAACATGTGGCAGGTATCGCCATGGGTTTGATCTTTGAAAACGATAGTTTCGTAGTTTTAACAGATATTTTAGGAATGGAGGACCACCTAGGAGACATGGATTTTAAAGTAGCGGGAACTAGAGATGGAATAACTGCTTTTCAAATGGATGTTAAAACCAGTCAAGTTAATAAAGAAGTTCTTCAAAAGGCTCTAGAAAAAGCAAAAATAGCAAGGTTAAAGATTTTAGATAAGATGTACGAGACTATCCCTCAACCACGCAAAGAACTGTCTCCATACGTTCCAATAATGAAAGTATTTAAAATACCCGTTTCAAAAATAGGAGAAGTAATAGGCCCCGGCGGGAAAAATATTAAAGAGATCAGCGAATTATACAATGTCGAAGTTTACATTGAAGATGATGGAAAAGTCAAGGTAACCGGCCATGATGCAAACAAGGTTGATGAAGCTATTAAGCACATTCAAAATTTAATCGCACAAGTAGAAAAAGGTGGAATTTTTGAAGGTACCGTGAAAAGGGTTGAAAAGTATGGAATATTTGTAGAAGTGTTACCGGGTAAGGTTGGAATGTTACATGTCTCCAATTTAAAAGACAAACTTGAAACCTTTAAAATTGGTGATAAGGTTAAAGTCGAAGTAATGAAGATCGAAGATCAAGGAAAATTCCAATTAAAACAATTAAAAGAAGAAAATTAA
- the rpsO gene encoding 30S ribosomal protein S15: MSRGLDPEKKEELIEKFKVNDKDTGSVEVQIALLSARIKHLTKHLKQHPKDYHSRRGLMMMVGKRRKMLKYLRKNKPLVYQEIINKLGIRG, from the coding sequence ATGTCTAGAGGATTGGACCCCGAAAAAAAAGAAGAGCTTATTGAAAAATTTAAAGTCAACGACAAAGATACTGGTTCTGTAGAGGTGCAAATAGCTCTACTTTCTGCTAGAATCAAACATTTAACGAAACATTTGAAACAACACCCAAAAGATTATCATAGTAGACGTGGATTGATGATGATGGTAGGGAAAAGAAGAAAGATGCTCAAATATTTGAGAAAAAACAAACCCTTAGTTTATCAAGAAATCATCAATAAATTAGGTATAAGAGGTTGA